A genomic segment from Micropterus dolomieu isolate WLL.071019.BEF.003 ecotype Adirondacks linkage group LG03, ASM2129224v1, whole genome shotgun sequence encodes:
- the tuft1a gene encoding tuftelin 1a translates to MNGVTRSLCTFEDIRNQEYGERCRRLRLTLHNQNQAAGSTEQHSNKPIGRAFALVQPASDRTSPIPEPVKSTEEQVEVIKVYLEARKQEQQKHQESLKMLSDEVSQIQEVRYCLKTLREQMAAKNKPLTNGWKVSVPFKKSSSSAHKGEAKSDGQEADEEAERNKLREVSKRLYAQLQEAEKKHQEEKERLQAEGSRLREHLSDQEEKLKTTEEASMRKDVRIEELQRLLGGMEQESATLREAIRNREEELRELSKLRQEGQKGEQRAEQLEKEVAVLKEKIHHLDDMLKSQQRKVRHMIEQLQNSRMVIQERDRVIRELEEKVAFLEAENREMHDQMDYFLGGQRSNSYLSSERNPQIVYSKPIKPSTSSNKPLPFIKVIEIKS, encoded by the exons ATGAACGGGGTGACGAGAAGTCTGTGCACATTTGAGGACATCAGAAATCAAGAATATGGG GAGCGGTGCAGGCGACTGCGGCTCACTCTGCACAACCAGAACCAGGCAGCCGGGAGCACAGAGCAGCACAGTAACAAG CCAATTGGACGAGCGTTTGCACTTGTGCAGCCAGCCAGTGACAGGACATCTCCAATCCCCGAACCGGTCAAATCTAcagaggagcaggtggaggtTATCAAG GTTTATCTAGAGGCCCGCAAGCAAGAGCAGCAGAAACACCAGGAGAGCCTGAAGATGCTGTCAGACGAAGTTTCACAGATACAGGAG GTGAGGTATTGCCTGAAGACACTGCGGGAGCAAATGGCAGCCAAAAACAAG CCGCTCACAAACGGGTGGAAAGTCAGTGTTCCCTTCAAAAAGAGCAGCTCGTCTGCACACAAGGGAGAAGCTAAATCTGACGGACAG GAAGCAGatgaagaagcagagagaaacaagCTGAGGGAGGTCAGCAAGCGCTTATATGCACAGCTCCAGGAAGCAGAAAAGAAGCAccaagaggagaaagaaaggctgcag GCTGaaggcagcaggctgagggagCACCTGAGTGACCAGGAGGAGAAGTTGAAGACCACAGAAGAAGCAAGCATGAGGAAAGACGTGCGCATAGAAGAGCTCCAGAGGTTGCTGGGAGGGATGGAGCAGGAGAGCGCCACCCTGCGGGAGGCAATCCGCAACCGCGAGGAGGAACTCCGCGAACTGAGCAAGCTCAGACAGGAGGGCCAGAAAGGGGAGCAGAG GGCTGAGCAGTTGGAGAAGGAGGTGGCTGTTCTCAAAGAAAAGATCCACCATCTGGATGACATGCTGAAAAGCCAGCAAAGGAAAGTCAGACACATGATTGAACAG CTCCAGAACTCCCGCATGGTGATCCAGGAGAGGGACCGCGTGatcagagagctggaggagaaagTGGCCTTCTTGGAGGCTGAG AACCGAGAGATGCATGACCAGATGGACTACTTCCTGGGAGGACAAAGGTCAAATTCCTACCTTTCATCAGAGCGCAACCCCCAGATCGTCTATAG TAAACCAATCAAGCCGTCCACCTCATCTAACAAACCACTCCCTTTCATCAAAGTAATCGAGATCAAGTCATGA
- the lg03h1orf43 gene encoding protein C1orf43 homolog, with the protein MWNLSSVNVMLVMAYGSLVFVLLFIFVKRQIMRFAVKSRRGPHVPLGHNAPKELRQEIEAKLCLVQKIHFEPRLLSPDDDRLQPREQSGSHDYLYRMRALDAIKDTDLPFRELGGSSTAVTGKRLRTWLLQLRNSTCMFQDSLSSLIDTVLDGYSKARHGAEAFGEAEFLKYQEALTELASVVKSHSSGGSTPSQYHQSAAKDLTSTTEPASSSSSPTQTTYLTSTMQQRSKRPRHFLELKNFKDNYNTLDSSF; encoded by the exons ATGTGGAATCTCTCAAGCGTTAACGTGATGCTTGTTATGGCCTATGGAAGTCTG gtgtttgttttgctgttcaTCTTTGTCAAAAGACAAATTATGCGATTTGCTGTGAAGTCTCGTAGAGGACCACATGTTCCCCTTGGTCACAATGCTCCTAAG gaACTGAGGCAAGAAATTGAAGCCAAACTGTGCCTGGTCCAGAAAATCCACTTTGAGCCTCGTCTGCTGTCCCCAGATGATGACCGGCTGCAACCCAGAGAACAGagtg GTTCCCATGACTACCTGTACAGGATGAGAGCACTGGATGCCATCAAAGACACTG ATCTCCCTTTCCGTGAGCTGGGTGGTTCATCCACTGCTGTGACGGGTAAAAGACTTCGGACCTGGCTTCTGCAGCTACGAAATTCCACCTGCATGTTCCAAGATAGCTTAAGCTCCCTCATCGACACGGTGCTGGATGGGTACAGTAAAGCCCGGCATGGGGCcgag GCTTTTGGTGAAGCAGAATTTTTGAAATACCAGGAAGCTTTAACTGAACTGGCCTCTGT GGTCAAGTCTCACAGCAGCGGCGGCAGCACTCCGAGCCAGTACCACCAGTCTGCGGCCAAAGACCTGACCAGCACCACGGAGCCTGcaagctcctcctcctcccccacccAAACCACCTACCTCACATCTACAATGCAGCAGCGCAGCAAACGGCCCAGACACTTCCTGGAGCTGAAGAACTTCAAAGACAACTACAACACTCTGGACAGTTCTTTCTGA